A genomic stretch from Bacterioplanes sanyensis includes:
- a CDS encoding acetyl-CoA sensor PanZ family protein, whose amino-acid sequence MPVRLEHIRTPSAQDWIDLGKIHADTQPLGLKMDSTALGDWLQQPNHWLLAGRFNDRIVGCLLAQQQGEVVVLSNAAVRTITQRRGVMHQLLHHVCDWAQHESLALEFHAVPSELEDAVKTRGFLLINNIYRHNNLNKS is encoded by the coding sequence ATGCCAGTTCGCCTGGAGCACATTCGCACACCGTCAGCACAAGACTGGATCGATCTCGGCAAAATCCATGCGGACACCCAGCCACTTGGCCTAAAGATGGATTCGACAGCATTGGGCGACTGGCTACAGCAGCCCAACCATTGGCTGCTGGCCGGGCGCTTTAACGACAGAATCGTCGGCTGCTTGCTCGCTCAACAACAGGGCGAGGTGGTGGTTCTCAGCAATGCTGCGGTGCGCACCATCACTCAACGCCGTGGTGTAATGCACCAGCTGCTGCACCATGTGTGCGATTGGGCGCAACACGAATCCCTTGCCCTCGAGTTTCATGCCGTGCCATCAGAGCTGGAAGATGCCGTCAAAACTCGCGGCTTTCTCCTAATTAATAATATCTATCGACACAATAACCTTAACAAAAGCTGA
- a CDS encoding MlaC/ttg2D family ABC transporter substrate-binding protein: protein MRIAIQSAASFLIVTALTLVSSVASAAQAPHKVVEQATQGVIQELKRLPVESRTDEQVRHLVMTYIVPAIDQRRVAMGALGKNWRRASAQQQQRFIDLFRDLQIRTYSGAFKAFSGEQISLEPARFNQRGDRALVKGQLVQSSGQTIPLDFRLYQTKQGDWQVYDAVVAGLSMVKAYRSQLSEQLQSMSMDELLADMEQQVPAAQQAQR from the coding sequence ATGAGAATTGCCATTCAATCTGCCGCTTCATTCCTAATTGTCACTGCGCTGACCTTAGTGAGCAGTGTTGCCTCCGCAGCACAAGCTCCACACAAAGTGGTGGAGCAAGCAACACAGGGCGTCATCCAAGAACTAAAACGGCTGCCGGTGGAAAGTCGCACCGATGAGCAGGTACGCCACCTGGTGATGACCTACATCGTGCCCGCCATCGATCAACGTCGAGTAGCGATGGGCGCTCTGGGCAAGAACTGGCGTCGAGCCAGTGCTCAGCAGCAGCAGCGATTCATCGATTTGTTCCGTGACCTGCAGATTCGTACCTATAGCGGCGCCTTTAAAGCCTTCAGCGGCGAGCAAATCTCGTTGGAGCCAGCACGCTTTAATCAACGCGGTGATCGTGCCTTGGTGAAAGGTCAGCTGGTACAAAGCAGTGGCCAGACCATTCCTTTGGACTTCCGCCTGTACCAAACCAAACAAGGCGACTGGCAGGTATACGATGCCGTCGTCGCTGGGCTAAGCATGGTCAAGGCCTACCGCAGCCAGCTGTCAGAGCAATTGCAGTCGATGTCGATGGACGAACTATTGGCCGACATGGAGCAGCAAGTACCCGCTGCTCAGCAAGCGCAACGTTAA
- a CDS encoding YfiR family protein — MSTTRAATALLASGLLMLSQGADSRQNVTKLQLLSKMAQFIHWPASDTRVPTTLCVFSESSLKALQQEQRDSGSQVPVLRLWQPGLQSGCHMLYVAHRHIDKLVNNDPNCLGIAIITDELSGLNNGASLALIQQQQHFRLAVNMQQVRRCQLQLDSNLLELALPASAAGSH, encoded by the coding sequence ATGAGCACCACGCGTGCTGCCACCGCCCTGCTGGCAAGCGGACTGCTAATGTTGAGCCAAGGCGCAGACAGTCGACAGAATGTGACTAAACTGCAATTGTTGTCGAAAATGGCGCAGTTTATTCATTGGCCAGCGAGCGATACCCGGGTGCCAACCACCCTGTGCGTGTTCAGTGAGAGCAGTTTAAAGGCACTGCAGCAAGAGCAACGTGACTCCGGCAGTCAGGTTCCAGTGTTGCGATTGTGGCAGCCTGGCCTGCAATCAGGTTGCCACATGCTTTATGTTGCTCATCGCCATATCGACAAGCTAGTCAATAATGATCCAAACTGCTTGGGCATTGCCATCATTACAGACGAATTGAGTGGACTGAATAACGGAGCGAGCTTGGCATTGATTCAACAACAACAGCACTTCAGGCTTGCCGTGAACATGCAGCAAGTTCGCCGTTGCCAATTGCAACTCGACTCCAACCTGCTTGAGTTGGCACTGCCAGCTTCTGCTGCAGGGAGCCATTGA
- a CDS encoding EAL domain-containing protein — translation MQPLRHQSLRRKLILISLITTGLTLLLSNLAFMSLEYYLTRQDNQNKLAVLGQVIANRATAALTFSDTQVLQNNLGTLKADPNVVRGCIFDAEQRLLARYENHPSLHCPMNLQALQVSRDQFFSQLFPIYLDQQPIGTLYIESSRGALLERFNQFVMFSVIILAITVVLAILLANKLQEMVLRPMRELSNTLANIVKNKDYSIRAQKENADELGDLVDLFNGLLRTIEAENQSLKTSEERFRKLTALSPVGIFQIDPNQQLTYVNQRWHDIHMVPENDLSLQSWFDRIHPKDLPQLQKRWNRLMCDQESIAQELRLTRRDGSHTWVHLLASPLHNSNGDLLGFLGAVSDISELKAAQIQMENLAFYDPLTGLANRRLFKNRLEKSVKSVLRSGNSMALMFLDMDQFKRINDTLGHDAGDVLLKEVAARLTATVRENDTVSRIGGDEFTILLTDIHHTSDVLVVAEKILQALARPIRIKGQDIITTVSIGITLTPEDSTDANTLMKNADLAMYRAKEMGRNNFQFFSEDMNHNILEHLAIEKEIKEAISRQQFTLLFQPKVSLMDYSVTGVETLIRWEHPEKGIITPSRFIPVAEETGQILEIGAWVLEQSCRQVSSLIRDGILPATAKVAVNLSAKQFTDPKLVEQISNVLSVSAIPPACLELEITESTLMDDVEGAIATMQQIKKTGVSIAIDDFGTGYSSLAYIKRFPIDVLKVDRSFVMDIPDDSNDMAITAAVIAMAHKLSMDVVAEGVETQAQLDFLRNNHCDEGQGYLFSRPLSLGQLHQFMQETRQRHRQENSYSA, via the coding sequence ATGCAGCCGCTACGACATCAATCCTTGCGCCGCAAACTGATTTTAATCTCCCTGATTACCACCGGGCTGACATTGCTGTTGTCTAACTTGGCGTTTATGTCGCTAGAATATTACCTCACGCGGCAAGACAATCAGAACAAACTGGCGGTGCTCGGCCAGGTGATCGCCAATCGCGCGACCGCCGCACTCACCTTCTCCGATACCCAGGTGCTGCAAAACAATCTGGGCACGTTAAAAGCCGACCCGAATGTGGTGCGTGGCTGCATTTTTGACGCCGAACAACGCTTGCTGGCACGCTACGAAAACCATCCGTCTCTGCACTGCCCTATGAACCTGCAGGCTCTGCAAGTCAGCCGTGATCAGTTTTTCTCGCAGCTGTTCCCAATTTATCTGGACCAGCAGCCCATTGGCACTCTGTATATAGAGAGCAGTCGCGGCGCGCTGTTGGAGCGCTTCAACCAGTTTGTCATGTTTTCCGTCATCATTTTGGCCATTACCGTCGTGTTGGCGATTTTGCTTGCGAACAAATTGCAGGAAATGGTGCTGCGTCCGATGCGCGAGCTCAGCAACACGCTGGCGAACATTGTCAAAAACAAGGACTACTCCATCCGCGCTCAAAAAGAAAACGCCGATGAACTGGGCGATCTGGTGGACTTATTTAATGGCTTATTACGTACCATTGAGGCAGAGAACCAATCGTTGAAGACCAGCGAAGAGCGCTTTCGCAAACTGACGGCGCTGTCGCCAGTGGGGATCTTTCAAATCGATCCGAACCAGCAGCTCACCTATGTGAACCAGCGCTGGCACGACATTCACATGGTCCCAGAAAATGATTTAAGTCTGCAAAGCTGGTTTGATCGCATTCATCCCAAAGATTTACCGCAGCTGCAAAAACGCTGGAACCGCTTGATGTGCGATCAGGAAAGCATCGCACAGGAGTTGCGCTTAACTCGCCGGGACGGCAGCCACACTTGGGTGCATCTTTTGGCCAGCCCGTTGCACAACAGTAATGGCGATTTGCTCGGCTTTCTTGGCGCGGTATCGGATATATCCGAGCTGAAAGCGGCGCAAATCCAGATGGAAAACCTCGCTTTCTACGACCCATTAACCGGACTGGCCAATCGCCGCCTGTTCAAAAATCGCTTAGAGAAGTCGGTGAAAAGTGTTTTACGCTCTGGTAATTCCATGGCGTTGATGTTTCTCGACATGGACCAGTTTAAGCGCATCAACGACACCCTAGGCCATGACGCTGGTGACGTTTTATTAAAAGAAGTCGCCGCACGACTGACCGCTACCGTGCGCGAAAACGACACCGTGTCACGCATCGGCGGTGATGAGTTCACCATCCTGCTGACCGACATTCACCACACGTCCGATGTACTGGTGGTGGCAGAGAAGATACTGCAAGCCTTGGCTCGCCCGATTCGAATCAAAGGCCAAGACATTATCACCACCGTTAGTATCGGCATCACCTTAACGCCAGAAGACTCCACCGATGCCAATACGCTGATGAAAAATGCCGATTTAGCGATGTATCGTGCCAAGGAAATGGGGCGCAACAACTTTCAGTTCTTCTCTGAGGACATGAACCACAACATCCTCGAGCATTTGGCGATTGAAAAAGAAATCAAAGAAGCAATCTCACGCCAGCAATTTACCCTGCTGTTCCAACCCAAAGTCAGCTTGATGGACTACTCAGTCACCGGCGTCGAGACACTGATCCGCTGGGAGCACCCAGAAAAAGGCATTATCACCCCATCGCGCTTTATCCCTGTGGCCGAAGAAACCGGTCAAATTTTGGAAATAGGCGCTTGGGTGCTGGAGCAAAGCTGCCGCCAGGTTAGCTCGCTGATTCGAGACGGCATACTGCCAGCAACGGCCAAAGTCGCAGTTAACCTGTCTGCCAAGCAGTTTACCGACCCCAAACTGGTTGAGCAGATCAGCAATGTCCTGAGTGTGTCAGCCATTCCTCCGGCGTGTCTGGAACTTGAAATTACCGAAAGCACATTGATGGATGACGTCGAGGGCGCCATCGCCACCATGCAACAGATCAAAAAAACCGGGGTATCCATTGCCATCGATGACTTTGGTACCGGCTACTCCTCTTTGGCCTACATCAAGCGCTTCCCGATAGATGTACTGAAAGTCGATCGCTCTTTTGTGATGGACATTCCAGATGACAGCAACGATATGGCCATCACCGCCGCCGTCATTGCCATGGCCCACAAGCTGAGCATGGACGTGGTCGCCGAAGGCGTAGAAACCCAAGCGCAACTGGACTTCCTGCGCAACAATCACTGTGATGAAGGCCAAGGCTATTTATTTAGCCGGCCGCTGTCGCTGGGGCAGCTGCACCAGTTCATGCAAGAAACCCGACAGCGCCACCGTCAGGAAAACTCCTATTCGGCCTAA
- the mutY gene encoding A/G-specific adenine glycosylase — protein sequence MSFSFSDTVLAWYQQHGRKHLPWQQQITPYRVWVSEIMLQQTQVTTVIPYYERFMQRFPDVFSLAQAEQDEVLHLWTGLGYYARGRNLHACAKQVVEQYQGEFPQDLEALADLPGIGRSTAAAIASISMGMRAAIMDGNVKRVLTRFFAIEGWPGQTSVNKELWQLAESLTPEHSFREYTQVMMDLGATLCTRSKPACGICPLQPHCAGYASGEPTQYPHSKPKKAKPEKHTIMLIIQNSAGERWLLQRPTQGLWGGLWSFPEVDSEAEALILLRQQFGCEPESQQWLDGFRHTFSHYHLHIQPLLLTLPGTSQQIQQGSGHWYNSNKPAELGLAAPVKKLLTQI from the coding sequence GTGTCATTTTCATTCAGCGATACCGTGCTCGCTTGGTACCAGCAGCACGGCCGAAAGCACTTACCCTGGCAACAACAGATCACGCCATACCGTGTGTGGGTCTCCGAAATCATGTTGCAACAGACCCAAGTCACTACCGTGATCCCGTATTACGAGCGGTTTATGCAGCGTTTTCCCGACGTCTTCAGTTTGGCTCAGGCCGAGCAGGACGAAGTGCTTCACCTGTGGACTGGCTTAGGCTATTACGCCCGTGGCCGTAACCTGCATGCGTGCGCTAAGCAGGTGGTAGAGCAGTATCAAGGTGAGTTTCCACAAGACTTGGAGGCTTTGGCCGATTTGCCGGGCATTGGGCGCTCAACGGCGGCGGCCATTGCCTCTATCAGCATGGGCATGCGCGCAGCCATTATGGATGGCAATGTGAAACGCGTATTAACACGCTTTTTCGCCATTGAAGGCTGGCCGGGACAAACCTCAGTGAACAAGGAGCTGTGGCAACTGGCCGAGTCACTGACGCCCGAGCACAGCTTTCGTGAATACACTCAAGTGATGATGGACTTGGGCGCGACCCTATGTACGCGCAGCAAACCCGCTTGTGGTATTTGCCCGCTGCAGCCGCATTGCGCAGGGTACGCCAGCGGTGAGCCGACCCAGTATCCACATTCAAAACCGAAAAAAGCCAAACCCGAAAAACACACCATCATGCTGATTATTCAGAACTCAGCGGGTGAACGCTGGCTACTGCAACGCCCAACACAGGGGCTTTGGGGAGGGCTATGGAGCTTTCCCGAAGTAGACAGTGAAGCTGAAGCGCTGATACTGCTGCGCCAACAGTTTGGCTGCGAGCCCGAGTCGCAGCAGTGGCTCGATGGCTTCCGCCATACATTCAGCCACTACCACTTACACATTCAGCCGCTGTTGCTAACACTGCCAGGTACCAGTCAGCAGATACAGCAAGGCAGTGGCCACTGGTACAATAGCAACAAGCCAGCAGAGCTTGGCTTGGCAGCTCCGGTGAAAAAGTTATTAACGCAGATATAA
- a CDS encoding oxidative damage protection protein: protein MARTVFCKKYQQTLPGLEQPPIPGPAGEDIFANVSQQAWQEWTDHQTRLINEKHLNMMDVQARKYLTEQRRKFLSNEEFDQAEGYVPENKEK from the coding sequence ATGGCCAGAACCGTTTTTTGCAAAAAGTATCAGCAAACACTGCCAGGACTCGAGCAACCACCCATTCCTGGCCCGGCGGGCGAAGACATCTTTGCAAACGTTTCTCAGCAAGCGTGGCAAGAATGGACCGATCATCAGACGCGCCTCATCAATGAAAAACATCTCAATATGATGGATGTACAAGCACGCAAATATTTGACCGAACAGCGCCGAAAATTCCTCAGCAATGAGGAGTTTGATCAGGCTGAAGGCTATGTTCCTGAAAATAAAGAAAAATAA
- a CDS encoding thermonuclease family protein: MLRLIFSLFIFININAQAQTVNVDRVVRVYDGDTITVDIAQWPAIVGESISVRIRGIDTPEIRGKCEEEKIKARQARDYVADLLSDADQVQLTNIERGKYFRLIADVLFDNQDLATQVLQQQLARPYEGGKRQSWCDTNH; the protein is encoded by the coding sequence ATGCTGCGTTTAATTTTTTCTCTTTTTATTTTCATCAACATCAATGCTCAAGCCCAAACCGTCAACGTCGACCGAGTTGTGCGCGTGTACGATGGCGATACCATCACTGTGGATATTGCCCAGTGGCCAGCCATTGTTGGCGAGAGCATCAGCGTTAGAATTCGTGGCATAGATACGCCAGAAATACGCGGCAAGTGCGAAGAAGAAAAAATCAAAGCCAGACAAGCGCGGGACTACGTCGCTGACCTACTGTCTGATGCCGATCAGGTGCAACTGACCAATATCGAACGCGGCAAGTATTTTCGCCTCATCGCAGATGTACTGTTCGACAATCAAGACTTGGCAACCCAAGTACTGCAGCAGCAGCTGGCACGTCCATACGAGGGCGGTAAGCGCCAGTCCTGGTGCGATACCAACCACTAA
- a CDS encoding putative bifunctional diguanylate cyclase/phosphodiesterase codes for MRTAIMLLALIFMSVIALTIFFLAIKEHRSLYAHYAESDLDALSDNMANELLPLLSRERQFFQLKTYLLKLDPYENTQGAAIFDKDWRLLETYIGYQQQHLKQHQQIDFTGWSLRQPGLHREDGHLIAVKAIGDPNWVLGYLVIVRDFSSPLEQSTHSLTWQVLPAATLSILLLMLAFSALGNHWLTPLARLSTMAKTVQKTQDYNVRLPVSGSFEVESLTRDINDMLSAIRQEHELNKQHVVLLEQRRETMEYLANYDHLTGLVNRQFFRKQLETLLKSQTTSQPAIAIMYADLDGFKLVNDSLGHEVGDSLLLNAAKRLKNMLGDSGLVSRHGGDEFLILVQQYENEQELKSIAARIIDALTQKFAIDSWEIRVSASIGIALALPDQDANTIIRNADVAMYEAKHSGKAQYSFFNAEMMVEHQRRIEVANAIDSAIANGELFVVYQPKHLCDGSIVGAEALLRWQSPQLGFVSPGEFIPIAEQSGKVSQLTQWIINRVCADIEDALLPLGFHHPIAINLSAADLKKYHMLGSIKGAVQKYSIDAGQLEFEVTEHSYLDDFDTTNRFLSDIADMGYSIALDDFGTGYSSLSYLNRIPIDTLKIDKQFVDHIGQSQQDDALVLTIIEMGKRLGMQLCAEGVESKAQLDFLAASGCQFIQGYYFSKPMPLNDLCERLWAAKRSAP; via the coding sequence ATGCGCACAGCCATTATGCTGCTCGCTCTGATCTTCATGTCGGTCATTGCCCTGACCATCTTCTTTCTGGCCATCAAAGAGCATAGAAGCCTGTATGCGCACTATGCCGAAAGCGACCTAGATGCCTTATCCGACAACATGGCAAATGAGTTACTGCCGTTGCTCAGTCGCGAGCGCCAGTTCTTTCAGCTGAAAACCTATCTGCTGAAGCTCGACCCGTACGAGAACACCCAGGGAGCCGCCATCTTTGACAAGGACTGGCGACTGCTGGAAACCTACATCGGCTATCAACAGCAGCATCTCAAGCAGCATCAGCAAATCGACTTTACTGGCTGGTCGCTCAGGCAGCCCGGCCTGCACCGTGAAGACGGGCATTTAATTGCCGTTAAAGCCATCGGCGACCCCAATTGGGTACTGGGCTACCTAGTGATTGTGCGGGACTTCTCCTCCCCCTTGGAGCAAAGCACCCACAGCCTAACCTGGCAGGTATTGCCTGCCGCCACTCTTAGCATATTGCTGTTGATGCTGGCTTTTTCGGCGCTGGGCAATCACTGGCTAACGCCACTCGCGCGCCTGTCGACCATGGCCAAAACCGTGCAAAAGACTCAGGACTACAATGTTCGCCTACCAGTCTCTGGCAGCTTTGAAGTCGAATCACTAACCCGAGACATCAACGATATGCTGTCGGCCATTCGCCAGGAGCACGAGCTGAACAAACAACACGTCGTACTGCTTGAGCAGCGCCGCGAGACCATGGAATATCTGGCTAATTACGATCACCTTACTGGCTTGGTCAATCGACAGTTTTTTCGCAAACAGCTAGAAACCCTGCTCAAAAGCCAGACCACTTCCCAGCCAGCCATCGCCATCATGTACGCTGACTTGGATGGGTTTAAATTGGTGAACGACTCTCTCGGCCACGAAGTCGGGGACTCATTACTGCTCAACGCCGCCAAACGATTAAAAAATATGCTGGGCGATAGCGGCTTGGTGTCGCGACACGGTGGTGACGAGTTCCTTATTTTGGTGCAGCAATATGAAAACGAGCAGGAATTGAAATCCATTGCCGCACGCATTATCGACGCACTGACACAGAAGTTCGCCATTGATTCGTGGGAGATCCGCGTCAGTGCCAGCATCGGCATCGCACTGGCGTTACCAGATCAGGATGCCAATACCATCATTCGTAATGCCGACGTCGCCATGTACGAAGCGAAGCACTCAGGAAAAGCGCAGTACAGTTTTTTTAATGCCGAAATGATGGTCGAACATCAACGTCGCATCGAGGTTGCCAACGCCATCGACAGCGCCATTGCCAACGGTGAATTGTTCGTGGTGTATCAGCCAAAGCACCTATGCGATGGCAGCATCGTTGGCGCCGAAGCTCTGCTGCGCTGGCAAAGCCCGCAGCTGGGGTTTGTCTCCCCCGGTGAGTTTATTCCCATTGCTGAGCAATCGGGCAAGGTCTCACAACTGACCCAATGGATTATCAACCGTGTTTGTGCCGATATCGAAGATGCGTTATTGCCACTGGGTTTTCATCACCCTATCGCCATCAATTTATCCGCAGCCGACTTAAAGAAATATCACATGCTCGGCAGCATTAAGGGTGCCGTGCAAAAATACAGCATCGACGCAGGCCAACTGGAATTCGAAGTCACCGAACACTCCTATCTCGATGATTTTGACACCACCAATAGATTTTTATCGGACATTGCCGACATGGGTTACAGCATTGCACTGGATGACTTTGGTACCGGCTATTCGTCGCTCAGCTACCTGAATCGTATCCCCATCGACACATTAAAAATCGATAAACAATTCGTTGACCACATAGGTCAGTCACAGCAAGACGACGCCTTAGTGCTCACAATCATTGAAATGGGCAAACGCCTTGGAATGCAGCTGTGCGCCGAAGGGGTAGAAAGCAAAGCACAACTGGATTTTTTAGCCGCGTCAGGCTGTCAGTTTATCCAGGGGTATTATTTTTCCAAACCGATGCCATTAAACGATTTATGCGAGCGACTGTGGGCTGCAAAGCGCTCAGCACCATAG
- the tuf gene encoding elongation factor Tu, with translation MAKETFERSKPHVNVGTIGHVDHGKTTLTAALTRVCAEVWGGESVAFDGIDNAPEERERGITISTSHVEYESPDRHYAHVDCPGHADYVKNMITGAAQMDGAILVCGSTDGPMPQTREHILLSRQVGVPYIVVFLNKADLLAEDCGGADSEEYAEMLELVEMELRDLLSEYDFPGDDTPIIPGSALMALNGQDDNEMGTTAVKKLVETLDSYIPEPERAIDGDFIMPIEDVFSIQGRGTVVTGRVERGIVKTGEEIEIIGIKETTKTTCTGVEMFRKILDEGRAGENVGVLLRGTKRDEVERGQVLAKPGSITPHTQFESEVYVLGKDEGGRHTPFFKGYRPQFYFRTTDVTGAVELPEGVEMVMPGDNVALKVSLIAPIAMDEGLRFAIREGGRTVGAGVVAKIIE, from the coding sequence ATGGCAAAGGAAACGTTTGAGCGCTCCAAACCCCACGTAAACGTTGGCACCATTGGTCACGTTGACCACGGTAAAACCACCCTGACTGCGGCGCTGACACGCGTATGTGCAGAAGTATGGGGCGGTGAGTCCGTTGCCTTCGACGGTATCGACAATGCTCCAGAAGAGCGTGAGCGTGGTATCACCATCTCAACTTCTCACGTTGAGTACGAATCTCCAGATCGTCACTACGCGCACGTTGACTGCCCAGGGCACGCCGACTACGTGAAAAACATGATCACCGGTGCTGCTCAGATGGACGGCGCTATCCTGGTATGTGGTTCTACTGACGGCCCAATGCCTCAGACGCGTGAGCACATCCTGCTGTCTCGTCAGGTCGGTGTACCTTACATCGTTGTGTTCCTGAACAAAGCAGACTTGCTGGCTGAAGACTGTGGCGGTGCAGACTCTGAAGAATACGCAGAGATGCTGGAGCTGGTTGAAATGGAACTGCGTGACCTGCTGTCTGAATACGACTTCCCAGGTGACGACACGCCAATCATTCCAGGTTCTGCTCTGATGGCTCTGAACGGCCAAGACGACAACGAAATGGGTACTACCGCTGTTAAGAAACTGGTAGAAACTCTGGATTCTTACATCCCAGAGCCAGAGCGTGCGATCGACGGCGACTTCATTATGCCAATCGAAGACGTATTCTCTATCCAGGGTCGTGGTACCGTTGTTACCGGTCGTGTTGAGCGCGGTATCGTTAAGACTGGTGAAGAAATCGAAATCATCGGCATCAAAGAAACCACCAAGACGACTTGTACTGGTGTTGAGATGTTCCGCAAGATTCTGGACGAAGGCCGTGCAGGTGAGAACGTTGGTGTTCTGCTGCGTGGTACTAAGCGTGACGAAGTTGAGCGTGGTCAGGTTCTGGCGAAGCCGGGTTCGATCACTCCTCACACTCAGTTCGAGTCTGAAGTATACGTGCTGGGCAAAGACGAAGGTGGCCGTCACACGCCATTCTTCAAAGGCTACCGTCCACAGTTCTACTTCCGTACTACTGACGTAACTGGTGCTGTTGAGCTGCCAGAAGGCGTTGAAATGGTAATGCCAGGTGACAACGTAGCTCTGAAAGTGAGCTTGATTGCACCGATCGCGATGGACGAAGGTCTGCGTTTCGCGATCCGCGAAGGCGGCCGTACCGTTGGCGCTGGTGTTGTTGCTAAGATCATTGAATAA
- a CDS encoding SPOR domain-containing protein, producing the protein MRWIFFLLVLANLLLLAFFWQQQPATAAVPVTTLNVPSAEQRLQLVNEARTRLAQRQQPVAPVVSKPRLCQVAGPFMDQQRLNDARARAVAVGLQTRVKRISAPSAEPTEYWVHVPPQANRQQARKVLRELQSRRIDSYIITQGELADGVSLGLFRNQSSAENLQNQVRALGIDVRIQVVSDTQDELWLELNEADIAEDLLQRISDGMGDVRWKKLACSAG; encoded by the coding sequence ATGCGCTGGATCTTTTTTCTCCTAGTACTAGCCAACTTATTGTTGCTGGCGTTTTTTTGGCAGCAGCAACCTGCTACTGCGGCGGTACCGGTGACCACATTAAATGTACCGTCGGCAGAGCAACGCTTGCAGCTGGTTAATGAAGCACGCACGCGCCTGGCGCAGCGTCAGCAACCGGTCGCTCCGGTGGTTTCTAAGCCGCGTTTGTGTCAGGTGGCCGGACCATTTATGGACCAGCAGCGACTTAATGACGCGCGTGCGCGCGCCGTGGCGGTTGGTTTACAAACTCGTGTGAAACGTATTTCGGCGCCTTCGGCAGAGCCGACGGAATATTGGGTGCATGTGCCGCCGCAAGCCAACCGGCAGCAAGCACGTAAAGTGCTGCGTGAGCTGCAAAGTCGCCGCATCGATAGCTACATCATTACCCAAGGCGAATTGGCCGATGGAGTTTCGCTCGGGTTATTCCGCAATCAAAGCTCGGCAGAAAACCTGCAGAACCAGGTGCGGGCGCTGGGCATAGACGTGCGCATCCAAGTGGTCAGTGATACCCAAGATGAGCTGTGGCTGGAACTCAATGAAGCCGATATCGCTGAGGATTTATTGCAGCGTATTAGTGACGGCATGGGCGATGTGCGCTGGAAGAAGTTGGCCTGCTCTGCCGGCTGA
- a CDS encoding type III pantothenate kinase — translation MSVLLIDAGNSRLKWRWQGDSQQCDLADFAAQPWPDASHVLMASVRELPELEAELGARYACLHVIHRALPQFPDFVHCYEKPERLGVDRWLAMLGAARALPTASQWLVIDAGTALTVDLLTRHNNELHHQGGYIVPGLQLAQQALFLRTERVREFADEAPATDFSLANDTLGCVSAGVRRQHVALVAQLCQQYSHASCVITGGDGAWLADAAGCRYHADLVFEGMEELCAGSFFS, via the coding sequence GTGTCCGTATTGCTGATTGACGCTGGCAATAGTCGTCTCAAATGGCGCTGGCAGGGTGACAGTCAGCAATGTGATCTCGCCGACTTTGCTGCGCAACCGTGGCCCGATGCCAGTCATGTCTTGATGGCCAGCGTGCGTGAGCTGCCAGAGCTAGAAGCTGAACTGGGCGCTCGCTACGCTTGCTTGCACGTCATTCACCGAGCATTGCCGCAGTTTCCTGATTTTGTGCATTGCTACGAGAAACCTGAGCGGTTAGGCGTTGATCGATGGCTCGCAATGTTGGGAGCAGCACGTGCGCTGCCCACTGCGAGTCAATGGCTGGTGATTGATGCCGGCACGGCGCTGACCGTTGACCTGCTGACTCGCCACAATAACGAGCTGCACCACCAAGGTGGTTACATTGTGCCGGGTTTGCAATTAGCGCAGCAGGCGCTGTTTCTGCGCACTGAGCGAGTGCGGGAGTTTGCAGATGAGGCGCCGGCCACGGATTTTTCTCTCGCAAACGATACACTAGGCTGCGTGTCCGCGGGGGTACGTCGTCAGCATGTAGCGTTGGTGGCACAGTTGTGTCAGCAGTATTCGCATGCCAGCTGTGTCATAACCGGCGGCGATGGTGCTTGGCTGGCAGACGCCGCGGGATGTCGCTATCACGCGGATCTGGTTTTTGAAGGTATGGAAGAACTATGCGCTGGATCTTTTTTCTCCTAG